Proteins from one candidate division KSB1 bacterium genomic window:
- a CDS encoding aldehyde ferredoxin oxidoreductase family protein: MYGAYMNKFMSIDLTTREITTGTLDPQLAENYVGAKGMGLRLLYDLAPRVDALSPENLLIFVTGPLTGTLVQTSARSTVVTKSPLTNGFLDTHAGGHFGPALKRAGYDYIVIRGKSEQPVYLYITPKGCEIRDANQLWGKGIFETEKSLKQNHPGSRVASIGPAGENQVLYACIGCDLYRQFGRGGAGAVMGSKNLKAVVVNGNEKIHYADEAGFKELNKILTDDVREHPKAKLRYDLGTMMWIRMGQEIGQFLPTRNFQKGLFDQYEKITSETMKRELNWKSVGCFNCIIKCSKMAKWDGYELEGPEYETTAFLGSGCEISDAKTVAKANLLCDDLGLDTISTGVTCSFAMECYEKGLLKETDGLKLNFGNGEALLNLIAKIAHRKGIGDLFANGTRLASQAIGQGSEYFAINTYGMEISGVNIKGCMSMGLAMATSDFASHTRLWTATDEMNGNLTIEGLPEYVYKGQDEINIRNSLVVCDFLMFGLDRLAPILSKATGMEFTPEKLMMIGERIHNLARLYNLNNGRTGKDDTLPPRFFEEEMTAGLLKGKKMTREFFHDLLQKYYRLRGWDENGIPTSAKLQQLGLPR; encoded by the coding sequence ATGTACGGCGCATACATGAATAAATTCATGTCAATCGATTTGACAACCCGCGAGATTACCACAGGCACGCTCGATCCTCAATTAGCAGAAAATTATGTTGGCGCAAAAGGAATGGGATTGCGATTATTGTATGATCTCGCTCCCCGGGTCGATGCGCTATCCCCGGAAAATCTGCTCATTTTCGTCACCGGGCCACTGACTGGCACCTTGGTTCAAACCTCGGCTCGATCCACCGTAGTCACCAAGTCGCCGCTCACCAACGGCTTTTTGGATACCCATGCTGGTGGCCACTTCGGGCCTGCATTAAAGCGAGCGGGGTACGATTATATTGTGATTCGTGGGAAATCGGAACAACCGGTTTATCTTTATATCACACCCAAAGGCTGCGAAATTCGCGACGCAAATCAATTGTGGGGAAAAGGCATCTTTGAGACCGAAAAAAGCTTAAAACAAAACCATCCTGGCAGTCGAGTCGCTTCGATTGGCCCAGCAGGAGAAAATCAGGTGCTCTATGCTTGTATCGGCTGCGATCTCTATCGGCAATTTGGCCGCGGCGGTGCTGGCGCGGTGATGGGGTCGAAAAATTTAAAGGCCGTCGTGGTCAATGGCAATGAAAAAATCCATTACGCCGATGAGGCTGGATTCAAGGAGCTCAACAAAATACTGACCGATGACGTGCGCGAGCATCCCAAGGCCAAGCTGAGATATGATCTCGGCACCATGATGTGGATCCGAATGGGGCAGGAGATTGGGCAATTCCTTCCTACGCGCAATTTTCAAAAGGGTCTGTTTGATCAATATGAGAAGATCACCTCAGAAACGATGAAACGGGAGTTGAACTGGAAAAGCGTCGGCTGTTTCAATTGTATTATCAAATGCTCTAAAATGGCCAAATGGGACGGCTACGAGCTGGAAGGTCCAGAGTACGAAACAACCGCCTTTTTGGGGTCCGGGTGCGAGATCAGCGATGCCAAAACCGTAGCCAAGGCCAACTTGCTCTGCGATGATCTCGGACTGGATACAATCTCAACCGGCGTCACCTGTTCCTTTGCCATGGAGTGCTACGAAAAGGGCTTGCTCAAAGAGACCGATGGCTTGAAATTGAACTTCGGCAATGGTGAAGCGCTGCTAAATCTCATTGCCAAGATCGCCCATCGAAAAGGTATTGGCGATCTATTTGCCAATGGGACGCGACTGGCATCTCAAGCCATTGGCCAGGGCTCGGAATATTTTGCCATCAATACTTATGGCATGGAAATATCCGGCGTTAATATCAAAGGTTGCATGTCCATGGGGCTGGCCATGGCCACATCGGATTTTGCCAGCCATACGCGGCTCTGGACCGCTACCGATGAGATGAACGGCAATCTCACCATCGAAGGCCTGCCGGAATATGTGTATAAAGGCCAGGACGAGATCAATATTCGCAACTCGCTGGTGGTATGCGATTTTCTGATGTTCGGCCTAGATCGCCTGGCACCAATTCTATCGAAAGCGACTGGGATGGAATTCACGCCTGAAAAATTAATGATGATTGGTGAACGCATTCATAATTTAGCTCGACTTTATAATTTGAACAATGGCCGAACGGGCAAAGACGATACTCTCCCGCCACGGTTCTTCGAGGAGGAAATGACCGCTGGTCTGTTGAAAGGCAAGAAAATGACACGGGAATTCTTTCACGACCTGCTGCAAAAATATTATCGGCTCCGAGGCTGGGATGAGAATGGCATCCCCACCTCAGCAAAATTACAACAGTTGGGTCTGCCTCGCTGA
- a CDS encoding OmpA family protein, whose product MKRLAALCILLLVPIVGIAQGVRGNVGNSNDPRTLFLSPAAMALQQDPQFVAGYELYHFGLEGAGLKNGFAGIIYPWRPFGSLGLTGHYFSSGIYRTSNLALGYGRSILDDRLCLGLDIGLLAVSYAEENFKLRDLNDPVFAQGASKSVLDFGVSLLINPLDPFFVGLGVKHINRPDISLADDIVRLPIQFHSGLLLKTRIANPTLSFCYEEDQIDFQIGMERWFAEQRAMMRANFYRYELGAGAAFMIPIQQHWLRFDYEYRYPLSELSQVSGASHLLLLSYVLSRPRYDFELVAEATSQSIYPGEQARYRIGVKRIGNFNDPVRVKIGEMPSYLEYSIVPLHHNDDQGLMLTITPSYQCPPGDYPIQLIAQSREKQKQLPIHLTVKKRPALGADVLASVDKLIIRETTRIFSRDPLLPYIFFDEGSAVLSPKRYEILNPEQHRMTKFVFSPERLLDILTKYRNTLNVIAKRLWDHPEMEIIVRGYNSDWGIEKGDLELSRRRAEAVRDYLVKNCGVNPRQIKIEAYGLPPDPASNLDPRGREENQRVEITCPPNSQPILDPIVTETSEIASSHDQCEFYIQNLVAESGLKRWELVILTEPQDTFKVFAGKNPVHDQIVWDWKNDLGQSVSIGKSYRYQLRLWDQFGQEFATSPKEIRVERISEVAREYIQKNIEKTRLILFKYDRADMDLSQKSLRDELELNAGKLRSNSVATLLIQGHTDVIGDPDYNMRLSLRRAETVARYFMDQGISKTRMTYQGFGMNKPLIDNDLPEGRMMNRRVEIFILY is encoded by the coding sequence ATGAAAAGATTAGCCGCGTTATGTATTTTGCTATTAGTTCCAATCGTCGGAATTGCTCAGGGTGTCCGCGGCAATGTGGGCAATTCCAATGATCCACGGACTCTATTTTTATCCCCGGCAGCGATGGCGCTTCAACAGGATCCGCAATTTGTGGCTGGCTACGAGCTATACCATTTTGGCTTGGAGGGAGCTGGGCTAAAAAATGGTTTTGCGGGCATCATATATCCGTGGCGCCCATTTGGCAGTCTGGGCTTGACTGGGCATTACTTCAGCTCTGGTATTTATCGGACGAGCAACCTCGCTCTGGGATATGGTCGTTCGATATTAGATGACAGGCTTTGCTTGGGATTGGACATTGGGTTGCTGGCTGTCTCTTATGCTGAAGAGAACTTCAAGCTCAGGGACCTGAATGATCCTGTGTTTGCGCAGGGGGCCTCGAAGAGCGTGCTCGATTTCGGCGTCAGCTTGCTGATAAATCCTTTGGATCCTTTTTTCGTTGGATTGGGGGTTAAGCATATCAATCGTCCTGATATCTCGCTGGCAGACGATATTGTCCGCTTGCCGATCCAGTTTCACAGCGGGCTACTTTTAAAGACTCGCATCGCGAACCCGACACTCAGCTTTTGTTACGAGGAGGATCAGATCGATTTTCAGATTGGAATGGAGCGGTGGTTCGCAGAGCAACGTGCCATGATGCGGGCAAATTTCTATCGCTATGAGCTCGGGGCCGGTGCGGCCTTCATGATTCCGATCCAGCAGCACTGGTTGCGTTTCGACTATGAGTATCGCTACCCTCTCTCTGAGCTGAGCCAGGTCTCTGGTGCTTCCCATTTATTGCTATTGTCCTATGTCCTGTCGCGGCCGAGATATGATTTCGAGCTCGTCGCCGAGGCTACCAGCCAGTCAATCTATCCCGGCGAACAGGCGCGTTATCGTATCGGCGTCAAGCGGATCGGCAATTTCAATGATCCAGTTCGCGTCAAAATTGGTGAAATGCCTTCCTATCTTGAATATAGCATAGTCCCGCTGCACCACAATGATGACCAAGGTCTGATGCTTACGATTACTCCGTCCTACCAATGCCCGCCTGGCGATTACCCGATCCAACTGATTGCTCAGAGCCGCGAAAAACAGAAGCAACTCCCGATCCATCTCACGGTGAAAAAGCGGCCGGCCTTGGGAGCGGATGTCCTTGCTTCCGTGGATAAATTAATCATCCGTGAGACCACCCGCATCTTCAGTCGTGATCCGCTCTTGCCCTATATCTTTTTTGATGAGGGCAGTGCTGTGCTCAGTCCAAAACGATATGAAATTTTAAATCCAGAGCAGCATCGAATGACCAAATTTGTCTTTTCTCCTGAAAGGCTGCTGGATATCTTGACCAAATATCGTAACACGCTCAATGTGATTGCCAAAAGGCTGTGGGATCATCCTGAAATGGAGATCATCGTTCGCGGGTATAATTCCGATTGGGGGATCGAAAAAGGCGATCTTGAGCTATCGAGGCGACGCGCCGAAGCGGTCCGGGATTACCTGGTCAAAAATTGCGGGGTGAACCCGCGACAGATCAAAATTGAGGCTTATGGTTTACCCCCAGACCCAGCCAGCAATCTCGATCCCCGCGGCCGCGAAGAAAATCAGCGGGTCGAAATCACATGCCCCCCTAACTCCCAGCCCATTCTCGATCCCATTGTCACCGAAACCAGCGAAATCGCCTCTTCCCATGATCAATGTGAATTTTATATTCAGAATTTAGTTGCAGAATCAGGGTTAAAAAGGTGGGAGCTGGTCATTTTGACCGAACCACAGGATACCTTCAAAGTCTTCGCTGGCAAAAACCCAGTGCACGACCAGATCGTCTGGGACTGGAAGAACGACCTTGGGCAAAGCGTATCCATTGGGAAAAGCTACCGATACCAACTGCGACTTTGGGATCAATTCGGGCAGGAATTTGCAACCAGTCCAAAAGAGATTCGGGTGGAACGAATCAGTGAGGTCGCTCGGGAATACATCCAAAAGAACATCGAGAAGACGCGATTAATCCTGTTCAAATATGACCGAGCCGATATGGACCTGTCGCAAAAGTCATTGCGAGATGAGTTAGAATTAAACGCTGGGAAATTGCGCAGCAATTCAGTTGCTACTTTGCTCATTCAGGGGCACACCGACGTGATCGGTGATCCAGATTACAACATGCGGCTCTCGCTTCGACGCGCCGAAACGGTGGCCCGCTATTTCATGGATCAGGGCATCTCCAAAACCCGAATGACCTACCAGGGTTTTGGCATGAACAAGCCGCTGATCGATAACGATTTGCCCGAGGGAAGGATGATGAATCGAAGGGTAGAGATTTTTATTTTGTATTAA
- a CDS encoding gliding motility-associated C-terminal domain-containing protein: MKITSRKIIAFWVGAGLTLLMIPTIAAQPIPQNNIPYAWNVSLIGRYGFGPCLAASANANGTSAYFGNGAYFEIADISNAANPSRASRLLLPDAIYHIAISSNYAYIANAGAGLRVIDISRPNNPVEQSYLETLGIASGLVISGTRLLIADGPNGLLVIDISIPWQPKQMGAVDSDGWAKKVATDANGYFAYVADQHGGLQVFDITNPYAPARAGKYTTFDGVMDVAISGNFAYVAAGSAGLRVLDISDRYANPIERGALETFQFATAISLKGNYAYLADQETGLWIIDVSRPETPSVVGHYDTAGQPYELALTNNLALVADGANGLRCINVDNFSAPMEISFIETDGFSRGIALEGNSAFLVKREAGIRLIDVADRTNPSRISSLDLSGQAEDVVLNNRLAYLTNFDKGLRIVSFEDPITPKEIGAADQNLSAKRVAIQNDLAYVADPTFGLRIIDISDPFQPSVIRSVELPGKRAEAIAIKDHYAFIAAGDDGLVIFDIHNPSQPVKMGSLSVNGTAISVDVNDHYAYLGTAQNYLWLIDILDPVRPIRIGQMQLISPAFEIVAQQRYLYIANGASGLRVIDVMNPADPKEVGFYVAGSTAYGVAVDQEYVYLSCDETGLFILKFLPLFKNEAPFAPVLVAPLNNSFINQLNPKLSWFVPGDPNNDLLHFKIELDRDGNWGIPDFLVESNKNPTGFSPSPPVDAASGVASYVIQSPLTEGEWFWRVSAFDGMIYGPFSDAWKFTADTTRPKITKLSFLQPGYQENWFNPGQTDSATLIVSYDELYPKAIELAGPILADTLVQIAIRAGINQTTAFHFSIANKKDGNYPIQVSLQDSAGNIGSAVTTIQIDGTAPFGYFSSAPDTIAEGQPYLVQVLGATDSLGCGVAQIFMDVFQDTLGTPTTPRDLMSGQIEPGVYFYSYYAIDHLGNRGIIKTDTTVVTPVYTAVPIFATVSDSEVFAGDSFWVEIQIGNEGEPVENLFQVDLILKYSEPQYVSVDSIVLGNLFGSSAILSYQFDIPDGQISIKISQPPGQIGVNGYGSLAAIQFFSDDNTPDQSEIQFSIPTTSASDPDDYPIPLLASGTSIRIVQPLRDFLMNVVPDTQMVFPGDSAKFDVSLTPVGVFDFPVTLSILNVPEGIQAIYPNEPISIPATQTIIFATTEALVPGDYSLIITAFGGGISHSDTIFINVQPRPIPPDFIMIVQPDSQNIYQGGSADVTLSFQPIGDFDSYISVSVSNLPSGMSVSLPVEPFTIPNQVKLTFATDSEILPGPYSPIIAAAGGGITHLDTVTIIVNEKIVQPDFSISVVPDSQTIYQGESAVFEVSLAPIGQWTDAVILTISNIPDGMFADYPKEPFSIPAILNVTFSTTPEIVPGSYQPVIGASDGGITHQDTVTIVVLQKVVPADFSMSVVPDSQSIYQGETATFQLSFEPIGDFSAAISLQITDLPLGMRAQYPSEPFAIPTSFAIAFSTATDIEPGVYYPVITATGGGITHQTRIAIRVLQRMDFIMIIEPDSQAVVVGEHIQFFISFIPVGGFDAQITVSVSNVPEGMEARYTSRPFSIPFSISLEFWVPRNFPQGLYYPTVTATGGGITHQETVVVNVLPRQGTIQQFSVLPNPFTPNNDGFNDYTEFQIPDAISGDILISIFDISGRKIIDLKNSFIWAGLDDRGKVVKPGAYIYIVKQGSKVIAKGIISIAR, encoded by the coding sequence GTGAAGATCACCAGCCGAAAAATCATCGCATTTTGGGTAGGAGCAGGGCTGACGCTATTGATGATACCAACAATCGCAGCCCAGCCGATCCCACAAAACAATATCCCATATGCATGGAACGTGAGCTTGATCGGGCGTTACGGCTTTGGCCCCTGTTTGGCAGCATCAGCCAATGCTAATGGCACAAGTGCATATTTTGGGAACGGAGCATATTTTGAAATTGCCGATATCTCGAATGCAGCCAACCCGAGCCGAGCGAGTCGCTTGCTGCTGCCTGATGCGATCTATCATATTGCGATCTCCAGCAATTACGCATATATCGCCAATGCAGGTGCGGGCTTGCGGGTGATCGATATATCACGACCAAATAATCCGGTCGAGCAATCTTATCTTGAAACATTAGGGATTGCGAGCGGGTTGGTCATTAGCGGCACGCGTCTTTTGATAGCCGATGGCCCTAATGGTCTGTTGGTCATCGATATCTCCATCCCCTGGCAGCCCAAGCAAATGGGAGCAGTTGACAGCGATGGTTGGGCCAAGAAAGTCGCCACCGATGCCAATGGATATTTTGCTTACGTTGCGGATCAGCACGGAGGACTACAGGTATTTGACATCACCAATCCATATGCTCCAGCGCGTGCAGGAAAGTATACGACTTTTGACGGGGTAATGGATGTCGCAATAAGCGGCAATTTCGCTTATGTCGCTGCTGGTTCGGCTGGCCTGCGGGTGCTCGATATTTCGGATCGGTATGCAAACCCGATTGAGCGTGGCGCGCTCGAGACGTTTCAATTTGCCACTGCGATCTCGCTGAAGGGAAATTACGCCTATCTCGCCGACCAAGAAACTGGCTTATGGATCATTGACGTATCCCGTCCTGAGACCCCTTCGGTGGTGGGACATTACGATACAGCAGGCCAACCTTATGAACTGGCCTTGACGAATAACTTGGCATTGGTCGCCGATGGCGCGAACGGGCTACGATGCATCAATGTCGATAATTTCTCTGCCCCGATGGAAATATCGTTTATCGAGACCGATGGTTTCTCCCGCGGGATAGCTCTTGAGGGGAATTCCGCTTTTCTGGTCAAACGCGAAGCTGGTATCCGACTGATTGACGTGGCGGATCGTACCAACCCATCTCGAATCAGCTCATTGGATTTGAGCGGGCAAGCAGAGGATGTTGTTCTCAATAATCGCCTGGCTTACCTCACCAATTTTGATAAGGGGCTGCGCATTGTTTCATTCGAGGATCCCATAACCCCTAAAGAGATCGGAGCGGCCGATCAAAACCTAAGCGCCAAGCGGGTAGCTATTCAAAATGATCTCGCTTATGTGGCTGATCCGACGTTTGGATTGCGCATTATCGATATCAGCGATCCTTTTCAACCGAGTGTCATTCGATCAGTAGAGTTGCCTGGCAAACGCGCCGAAGCGATCGCTATAAAAGACCATTATGCGTTTATCGCGGCTGGTGATGATGGATTGGTTATTTTTGATATCCATAATCCTTCTCAACCTGTCAAGATGGGCAGCCTATCTGTGAATGGGACAGCCATCAGCGTTGATGTGAACGATCACTATGCTTATCTCGGAACAGCCCAAAATTACTTATGGTTGATCGACATCCTCGATCCCGTGCGTCCCATTCGTATCGGACAAATGCAGCTAATTAGCCCGGCCTTTGAAATTGTGGCCCAGCAGCGCTATCTATACATCGCCAACGGCGCCAGTGGCTTACGCGTTATCGACGTGATGAATCCAGCTGATCCGAAAGAAGTGGGATTCTACGTGGCCGGTAGCACAGCTTATGGGGTTGCAGTAGATCAGGAATATGTTTATTTATCCTGCGATGAAACAGGGCTGTTCATCCTGAAATTTTTGCCGCTATTTAAAAACGAGGCGCCTTTCGCTCCAGTACTTGTAGCTCCTCTGAACAATAGTTTCATCAATCAACTGAATCCGAAATTGAGCTGGTTTGTTCCTGGCGATCCCAATAACGATCTGCTGCATTTTAAAATTGAATTGGATCGTGATGGCAATTGGGGTATTCCCGACTTTTTGGTCGAGTCAAACAAGAACCCGACAGGCTTTTCACCGAGCCCGCCAGTCGACGCCGCCTCTGGTGTTGCAAGCTATGTGATTCAATCCCCGCTCACTGAAGGGGAGTGGTTTTGGCGGGTTTCTGCCTTTGATGGTATGATTTATGGCCCATTTTCCGATGCTTGGAAGTTCACTGCCGATACTACACGGCCGAAAATCACGAAATTGAGTTTTCTTCAGCCTGGCTATCAAGAAAATTGGTTCAATCCAGGGCAAACTGATTCAGCTACGTTGATCGTTTCTTATGATGAGTTGTATCCCAAAGCCATCGAATTGGCTGGGCCAATTTTAGCCGATACGCTTGTTCAAATTGCGATTCGAGCTGGAATCAATCAAACAACGGCATTTCATTTTTCCATCGCCAACAAAAAAGATGGAAATTACCCGATACAGGTGAGCCTTCAGGACAGCGCTGGAAATATTGGGAGCGCAGTCACGACTATTCAAATTGACGGCACAGCACCATTTGGCTATTTCAGTAGCGCGCCAGACACTATCGCTGAAGGTCAGCCTTATCTCGTTCAGGTCCTTGGTGCCACGGACAGCCTAGGCTGCGGTGTGGCTCAGATTTTTATGGATGTGTTTCAAGATACCTTAGGAACCCCGACCACGCCCAGAGACTTGATGTCTGGACAAATCGAACCAGGCGTCTATTTCTATAGCTATTATGCCATAGACCATCTCGGTAATCGGGGAATTATCAAAACTGATACGACCGTCGTGACTCCAGTTTATACAGCCGTTCCAATTTTTGCAACAGTGTCTGACAGCGAAGTCTTTGCCGGTGATAGTTTCTGGGTCGAGATTCAAATCGGCAATGAGGGCGAGCCAGTCGAAAACTTGTTTCAAGTAGATTTGATCCTCAAATATTCTGAACCCCAGTATGTGTCTGTCGACAGTATCGTCCTTGGAAATTTATTTGGGTCGTCAGCTATCCTCTCATATCAATTTGACATACCTGATGGTCAAATCTCTATAAAAATTTCTCAGCCTCCAGGCCAGATCGGTGTCAATGGTTATGGCAGCCTGGCTGCAATTCAATTTTTTAGCGATGACAATACCCCAGACCAGAGCGAGATCCAGTTCAGCATTCCCACCACCAGCGCCAGTGATCCCGACGACTATCCTATCCCACTGCTGGCATCTGGGACAAGCATTCGGATCGTTCAGCCGCTGCGCGATTTTCTCATGAATGTCGTGCCCGATACCCAGATGGTCTTCCCAGGCGATAGCGCAAAGTTTGACGTGTCGCTGACCCCGGTGGGAGTCTTCGATTTTCCAGTTACCCTCTCGATTCTGAATGTCCCTGAGGGAATTCAAGCGATTTATCCGAACGAACCAATTTCGATTCCAGCGACGCAAACGATCATTTTCGCCACCACGGAAGCCCTTGTCCCAGGCGATTACTCGCTAATCATCACAGCTTTCGGAGGTGGCATCAGCCATTCAGACACCATATTCATCAATGTCCAGCCCCGGCCCATTCCGCCCGATTTTATCATGATCGTCCAGCCGGATAGCCAGAATATTTATCAGGGCGGCAGCGCGGATGTAACGCTCAGCTTCCAGCCGATCGGGGACTTCGATTCATATATTAGCGTTTCTGTCTCGAATCTGCCCAGTGGGATGTCTGTCAGCTTGCCTGTAGAGCCGTTCACCATTCCCAATCAAGTTAAGTTAACATTCGCTACCGATTCAGAGATCTTGCCAGGACCCTATTCACCAATTATTGCAGCAGCAGGGGGAGGCATTACCCATCTGGATACGGTCACGATCATCGTGAATGAAAAAATCGTCCAGCCCGATTTTTCAATTTCGGTCGTGCCAGATAGCCAAACGATCTACCAGGGGGAATCGGCTGTGTTCGAGGTTTCATTAGCGCCTATTGGCCAGTGGACAGATGCGGTGATTCTGACCATTTCGAATATTCCAGATGGCATGTTTGCAGATTATCCAAAAGAGCCATTTTCGATCCCGGCAATTTTGAATGTGACATTTTCCACAACGCCCGAGATTGTACCTGGGAGCTATCAGCCAGTGATCGGAGCAAGCGATGGCGGGATAACTCATCAGGATACGGTGACCATCGTCGTTCTCCAAAAAGTGGTCCCAGCCGATTTTTCGATGTCCGTAGTTCCAGATAGTCAGAGTATCTATCAGGGCGAAACTGCGACCTTTCAACTATCATTTGAGCCGATCGGAGATTTCTCGGCGGCTATAAGCCTGCAGATAACTGATCTGCCGCTTGGTATGAGAGCGCAATATCCTTCTGAGCCGTTTGCAATTCCAACTTCATTTGCTATCGCATTTTCCACCGCGACCGATATCGAACCGGGAGTCTATTATCCAGTCATTACTGCCACTGGAGGCGGGATCACCCATCAGACAAGAATTGCTATTCGCGTGCTACAACGAATGGATTTCATTATGATCATCGAGCCGGATAGTCAGGCAGTGGTGGTGGGTGAGCACATCCAATTTTTCATCTCATTTATTCCAGTCGGTGGCTTTGACGCTCAGATTACGGTCTCTGTGTCCAATGTCCCAGAGGGGATGGAAGCCAGATATACGTCCCGTCCATTCAGTATCCCGTTTTCCATCAGCCTTGAGTTCTGGGTGCCACGCAATTTTCCGCAAGGTCTATACTATCCGACTGTCACTGCCACAGGGGGTGGGATTACCCATCAGGAGACAGTGGTGGTCAATGTGTTGCCGCGCCAGGGAACCATTCAACAGTTTTCGGTGCTGCCGAACCCATTCACGCCGAATAACGATGGCTTCAATGATTACACCGAATTTCAAATCCCAGATGCCATCTCAGGCGATATCTTGATTTCTATTTTCGATATCAGCGGAAGAAAGATCATCGATCTCAAAAATTCCTTCATCTGGGCAGGTCTGGATGATCGGGGCAAGGTGGTAAAGCCGGGCGCTTATATCTATATCGTCAAACAAGGAAGCAAAGTGATCGCCAAAGGGATCATTAGTATTGCGAGATGA
- a CDS encoding glycyl-radical enzyme activating protein — MKGLIFNIQRFSIHDGPGIRTTIFLKGCSLRCFWCHNPEGRQAQPQIQFFAERCIACGQCVSICPNQAHRLDGNFHFFIRENCRACGACVQVCYANALELIGRYLTIDEVMEAILRDRVFYETSNGGVTLSGGEPLLQADFVQALLLHCKREALHTAIETSGNYPWSTLEELLPAIDLILMDLKLIDPVKHKAACGDSNERILANAKRLALTDKPIIFRTPVVPTVNDSFEEIGAIAKFVRSLVELRSKHLNGKGKGAEIKLELLPFHRLAGDKYRSLGMEYKAKNLEPPSKQRLRELVTIAEIHGVEVIQ; from the coding sequence ATGAAAGGACTAATTTTCAATATTCAGCGCTTCTCCATCCATGATGGGCCTGGCATTCGGACGACGATATTTTTAAAGGGCTGTTCATTGCGCTGTTTTTGGTGTCATAATCCCGAGGGAAGGCAGGCGCAGCCTCAAATTCAATTTTTCGCCGAGCGATGCATTGCCTGCGGCCAATGTGTTTCGATCTGTCCCAATCAGGCCCATCGTTTGGACGGCAATTTTCATTTTTTCATTCGAGAAAATTGCCGGGCCTGTGGTGCCTGCGTGCAGGTTTGTTATGCCAATGCGCTGGAACTGATCGGTCGCTATTTGACAATTGATGAAGTGATGGAAGCAATTTTACGCGATCGGGTATTTTATGAAACCTCGAATGGTGGTGTTACACTATCAGGTGGAGAGCCGCTGTTGCAAGCCGATTTTGTCCAAGCTCTGCTTCTGCATTGCAAGAGAGAGGCTTTGCACACTGCCATCGAAACATCTGGGAATTATCCGTGGTCCACATTGGAAGAGCTACTCCCAGCGATTGATTTGATTCTGATGGATTTGAAATTGATCGATCCAGTCAAGCACAAAGCTGCCTGCGGCGATTCTAACGAGCGAATTCTGGCCAATGCAAAGAGATTGGCCCTCACCGACAAACCGATCATCTTTCGCACTCCAGTCGTGCCAACAGTAAACGACTCGTTTGAAGAGATCGGAGCAATTGCCAAATTTGTCCGCAGTTTGGTTGAATTGCGGTCAAAGCATCTTAATGGGAAAGGAAAAGGGGCAGAGATTAAATTAGAACTCTTGCCATTTCATCGGTTGGCTGGTGACAAATATCGCAGCCTTGGCATGGAGTATAAAGCTAAAAATTTAGAGCCACCCTCGAAACAACGGCTCAGGGAATTAGTTACCATAGCCGAAATTCATGGAGTTGAAGTGATCCAATGA